One Micromonospora sp. WMMD1120 genomic region harbors:
- a CDS encoding glycosyltransferase encodes MAEVGILKVSVVVPAYNSGPHIEKLAESLLRQSMPTDEFEAIFVDDGSTDDTGRRLDRLAAEHPHIRVLHIENSGWPSRPRNLGIEHARGEYVFFADDDDWFADEALERLHACAKANDADIVVGKMAGYGRPVPRELFRKNRFDATLENSPLIDSLTCHKLFRRAFLNEHDLRFPEGGKRRLEDHSVVVRAYFLSRRTSVLSDYTCYHHVQRRDARNVTATRFEPSSYFASVRDALDIVDANTEPGPLRDRLHRRWLRNEMLSRLRGKRLLNAPADWLDQLALETQKIIQDRFAPGVAGGLPPLLRAVAYLAERGRVEDLRRLARWEAGIAAHGALDHLRRSGHTVTVAVCAELRSGDQPVAFRVDDGRDVLVLPMEDIAPEVLDSTAQVRKARLDLVARRRETGDEIFLPVAFETERVSEGAAADTVHLVHRGTATIDFATLNGGLTRGSWLLKARISNVGWTEDGRLPLVFVCPTDGAAPRIRDERKVWNRVRAAIGRRVKR; translated from the coding sequence ATGGCCGAGGTGGGCATCCTGAAGGTCAGCGTCGTGGTGCCGGCGTACAACTCCGGCCCGCACATCGAGAAGCTGGCCGAGTCGCTGTTACGCCAGTCGATGCCGACCGACGAGTTCGAGGCGATCTTCGTCGACGACGGGTCGACCGACGACACCGGCAGGCGTCTGGACCGGCTGGCCGCCGAGCACCCGCACATCCGGGTGCTGCACATCGAGAACTCCGGCTGGCCGTCGCGCCCGCGCAACCTCGGTATCGAACACGCCCGCGGGGAGTACGTCTTCTTCGCCGACGATGACGACTGGTTCGCCGACGAGGCGCTGGAGCGGCTGCACGCCTGCGCGAAGGCGAACGACGCGGACATCGTCGTCGGCAAGATGGCCGGGTACGGACGCCCGGTGCCGCGGGAGCTGTTCCGCAAGAACCGCTTCGACGCGACCCTGGAGAACTCCCCGCTGATCGACAGCCTGACCTGCCACAAGCTGTTTCGGCGGGCGTTCCTCAACGAGCACGACCTGCGGTTCCCGGAGGGCGGCAAACGCCGGCTGGAGGACCACTCGGTGGTGGTTCGGGCCTACTTCCTGTCCCGGCGCACCTCGGTGCTGTCCGACTACACCTGCTACCACCACGTGCAGCGGCGGGACGCGCGCAACGTGACAGCGACCCGGTTCGAGCCGTCGAGCTACTTCGCCAGCGTGCGGGACGCGTTGGACATCGTCGACGCCAACACCGAGCCGGGTCCGCTGCGCGACCGGCTGCACCGGCGTTGGCTGCGCAACGAGATGCTCAGCCGGCTGCGGGGCAAGCGGCTGCTGAACGCCCCGGCGGACTGGCTGGACCAGCTGGCGCTGGAGACCCAGAAGATCATTCAGGACCGGTTCGCCCCCGGGGTCGCCGGCGGGCTGCCGCCCCTGCTGCGGGCCGTGGCGTACCTGGCGGAGCGGGGTCGGGTCGAGGATCTGCGCCGACTCGCCCGATGGGAGGCGGGCATCGCCGCCCACGGCGCCCTCGACCACCTCCGCAGATCCGGCCACACGGTGACGGTGGCCGTCTGCGCCGAGTTGCGCTCCGGAGACCAGCCGGTCGCCTTCCGGGTCGACGACGGCCGGGACGTGTTGGTGCTGCCGATGGAGGACATCGCGCCCGAGGTGCTCGACTCCACCGCGCAGGTCCGCAAGGCCCGCCTGGACCTGGTCGCCCGACGCCGGGAGACCGGCGACGAGATATTCCTCCCGGTCGCCTTCGAGACCGAGCGGGTTTCCGAAGGGGCCGCGGCGGACACCGTCCACCTGGTGCACCGGGGCACCGCCACCATCGACTTCGCGACGCTCAACGGGGGCCTGACCCGGGGCAGCTGGCTGCTCAAGGCTCGGATCAGCAACGTGGGGTGGACCGAG
- a CDS encoding ABC transporter ATP-binding protein — MTLIATQSLTKTYGGRVTALADLTVAVEPGIIGLVGANGAGKSTLIKILLGLIPPTSGQVSVLGIDPAADPAAVRARVGYMPEHDCLPPDLSAAELVTHLGRMSGLPRTAARERASEALRHVGLYEERYRPVGGYSTGMKQRVKLAQALVHDPDLLLLDEPTNGLDPAGRDAMLALVHRIGTEFGISVLVCSHLLGEVERICDTLIAIDGGRLLRADNISAMTSATDVLAVEVSEGTEELAARLAELKLPVARDGRLLLVPLADDATYDLILGAVADLDLPLHRLDQRRHRVAELFATRELTHA; from the coding sequence GTGACACTGATCGCGACCCAGTCGCTCACCAAGACGTACGGAGGTCGGGTCACCGCGCTGGCCGACCTCACCGTCGCCGTCGAGCCCGGGATCATCGGCCTGGTGGGCGCGAACGGCGCCGGTAAATCCACGTTGATCAAGATTCTGCTCGGCCTGATCCCACCGACCAGCGGTCAGGTGTCGGTGCTCGGCATCGACCCGGCCGCGGACCCGGCGGCCGTCCGCGCCCGGGTCGGCTACATGCCCGAGCACGACTGCCTCCCGCCCGACCTGTCCGCCGCCGAGCTGGTCACCCACCTCGGCCGGATGAGCGGCCTGCCGCGCACCGCCGCCCGGGAACGGGCGTCGGAGGCGCTGCGGCACGTCGGGCTCTACGAGGAGCGCTACCGCCCGGTCGGCGGCTACTCGACGGGCATGAAGCAGCGCGTCAAGCTGGCCCAGGCGTTGGTGCACGACCCCGACCTGCTGCTGCTCGACGAGCCGACCAACGGCCTGGACCCGGCCGGCCGGGACGCCATGCTCGCCCTCGTGCACCGGATCGGCACCGAGTTCGGCATCTCGGTGCTGGTCTGCTCGCACCTGCTCGGCGAGGTGGAGCGGATCTGCGACACGCTGATCGCCATCGACGGCGGCCGGCTGCTGCGCGCCGACAACATCTCCGCGATGACCTCGGCGACCGACGTGCTCGCCGTGGAGGTGAGCGAGGGCACCGAGGAGCTGGCCGCCCGGCTCGCCGAGCTGAAGCTGCCGGTGGCGCGGGACGGTCGACTGCTCCTCGTCCCGCTCGCCGACGACGCCACCTACGATCTGATTCTCGGCGCGGTGGCCGACCTGGACCTGCCACTGCACCGACTGGACCAGCGCCGGCACCGGGTGGCCGAACTCTTCGCCACGAGGGAGCTCACCCATGCCTGA